A genomic region of Cannabis sativa cultivar Pink pepper isolate KNU-18-1 chromosome 1, ASM2916894v1, whole genome shotgun sequence contains the following coding sequences:
- the LOC115706166 gene encoding dnaJ homolog subfamily C GRV2 isoform X1 yields MDNSGPSPNSASVPPMEEPEYLARYLVVKHSWRGRYKRILCISNATIITLDPSTLAVTNSYDVGKDYEAATPIIGRDDSSNEFNLSVRTDGRGKFKSIKFSSRYRASILTELHRIRWNRLAAVAEFPVLHLRRRNSEWVPFKLKITYVGVELYDLKSGDLRWCLDFRDMDSPAIIVLSDAYGNKNSEQGGFVLCPLYGRKSKAFKAASGTTNSAIIASLTKTAKSMVGLPISADTTQSLTAAEYIKRRAKEAVGAEETPYGGWSVTRLRSAAHGTLNVSGLSLGVGPKGGLGEHGDAVSRQLILTKLSLVERRPENYEAVIVRPLSTVSSLVRFAEEPQMFAIEFCDGCPIHVYASTSRDNLLAAVLDLLQTEGQCAVPVLPRLTMPGHRVDPPCGRVFLQFGKQILGADTEGANMHLKHLAAAAKDAVSESGSIPGSRAKLWRRIREFNACIPYTGVPPNIEVPEVTLMALITMLPSTPNLPPESPPLPPPSPKAAATVMGFIACLRRLLASKSAASHVMSFPAAVGRIMGLLRNGSEGVAAEAAGLVAVLIGGGPGDTITNLLTDSKGEQHATIMHTKSVLFAQQGYVIILVNRLKPMSVSPLLSMAIVEVLEAMICDPHGETTQYTVFVELLRQVAGLKRRLFALFGHPAESVRETVAVVMRTIAEEDAIAAESMRDAALRDGALLRHLLHAFFLPVGERREVSRQLVALWADSYEPALELLSRVLPPGLVAYLHTRSDGIPSEEGSQDGSLTSRRQRRLLQQRKGRVGRGITSQEHSLSSANNYEVSDPTKQTSTSAIKGSDYYQKSTIDPSFGQSSTIQPSVAQTSENLSSEMPSTGVLQNEHSASVPPMDTHDTSEVNTSISIDSDANIAGFQNTGLPAPAQVVVENTPVGSGRLLCNWPEFWRAFSLDHNRADLIWNERTRQELREALQAEVHKLDVEKERTEDIVPRGATIENNPGQESVAQISWNYPEFNVSYPSLSREVCVGQYYLRLLLESGSGGRAQDFPLRDPVVFFRALYHRFLCDADIGLTVDGAVPDELGASDDWCDMGRLDGFGGGGGSSVRELCARAMAIVYEQHYKLIGSFEGSAHITVLLDRTDDRALRHRLLLLLKALMKVLSNVEVCVLVGGCVLAVDLLTVAHEAAERTAIPLQSNLIAATAFMEPLKEWMFVDKDGAEVGPVEKDAIRRFWSKKEIDWTTRCWASGMVDWKRLRDIRELRWALSARVPVLTPTQVGEAALSILHSMVSAHSDLDDAGEIVTPTPRVKRMLSSPRCLPHIAQAMLSGEPSIVEGAAALLKAVVTRNPKAMIRLYSTGAFYFALAYPGSNLLSIAQLFSVTHVHQAFHGGEEAAVSSSLPLAKRSVLGGLLPASLLYVLERSGPAAFAAAMISDSDTPEIIWTHKMRAENLICQVLQHLGDFPQKLSQHCHTLYEYAPMPPVTYPELRDEMWCHRYYLRNLCDEIRFPNWPIVEHVEFLQSLLVMWREELTRRPMDLSEEEACRILEISLEDVSNSDGNKKQSLEIGDELSISKQIENIDEEKLKRQYRKLAMKYHPDKNPEGREKFLAVQKAYERLQATMQGLQGPQPWRLLLLLKGQCILYRRYGSVLEPFKYAGYPMLLNAVTVDKDDSNFLASDRAPLLVAASELIWLTCASSLLNGEELVRDGGIQLIATLLSRCMCVVQSTTPASEPSAIIVTNVMRTFSVLSKFESARADMLEYSGLVDDIVHCTELELVPSAVDAALQTIAHISVSPELQDALIKAGVLWYLLPLLLQYDSTADESDTTESHGVGASVQIAKNLHAVRASQALSRLSGLSADENITPYNQAVVDALRAMLTPKLASMLKDQVHKDLLSRLNSNLESPEIIWNSSTRAELLKFVDQQRATQGPDGSYDLKNSHVFVYKALSKELYVGNVYLRVYNDQPDFEISEPEIFCVALVDFISYLLSNQCAPDSDIQDNPDLAGSSLETSESRNDIAGGSGNDQESDNLAPVTDGELAEKKELKLVLNLKFALTSLQNLLTSNPNLASIFSTKDKLLPLFECFSVPAATESNIPQLCLSVLSLLTKHASCLEAMVADGSSLLLLLQMLHSSPSCREGALHVLYALASTAELAWAAAKHGGVVYILELLLPLQEEIPLQQRAAAASLLGKLVGQPMHGPRVAITLARFLPDGLVSIIRDGPGEAVVASVEQTTETPELVWTPAMAASLSAQISTMASDLYREQMKGRVVDWDVPEQASGQQEMRDEPQVGGIYVRLFLKDPKFPLRNPKRFLEGLLDQYLSSIAASHYNTQAVDPELPLLLSAALVSLLRVHPALADHVGYLGYVPKLVAAVAYEGRRETMSSGEPNNGNFAEKTDEPEDGSSQPVQTPQERVRLSCLRVLHQLAASTTCAEAMAATSVGTPQVVPLLMKAIGWQGGSILALETLKRVVVAGNRARDALVAQGLKVGLVEVLLGLLDWRAGGRNGLCSQMKWNESEASIGRVLAIEVLHAFATEGAHCTKVRDILDASDVWSAYKDQKHDLFLPSSAQSAAAGVAGLIENSSSRLTYALPAPPSQAQPTSLKPSASSTSDSNGKQDQLS; encoded by the exons ATGGACAATTCTGGTCCTTCTCCCAATTCTGCTTCTGTTCCTCCTATGGAAGAGCCGGAGTACTTGGCTAGATACTTGGTCGTTAAGCACTCGTGGAGAGGCCGATACAAGCGAATTCTCTGCATATCGAATGCTACCATTATCACCTTGGACCCTTCTACCCTGGCCGTCACCAATTCCTACGACGTCGGTAAAGATTACGAGGCCGCCACTCCGATAATTGGGCGCGACGACAGCTCTAATGAGTTCAATTTGAGTGTTCGAACAGATGGACGTGGGAAATTCAAGAGTATCAAGTTCTCGTCGAGGTACCGGGCGAGCATATTGACGGAGTTGCATAGAATTAGGTGGAATAGGTTGGCCGCCGTCGCTGAGTTCCCGGTGCTTCATCTGCGGCGACGGAACTCAGAGTGGGTCCCTTTT AAATTGAAAATTACTTATGTTGGGGTCGAACTTTATGACTTAAAATCTGGAGACCTTCGATGGTGCTTGGATTTCAGAGACATGGATTCTCCTGCCATTATTGTTCTTTCTGATGCATATGGAAACAAAAATAGTGAGCAGGGTGGTTTTGTTCTTTGCCctttatatggtagaaaatctAAAGCCTTTAAAGCAGCTTCTGGGACCACAAATTCTGCTATCATTGCAAGTCTG ACtaaaacagcaaaatccatGGTTGGTTTGCCAATATCTGCGGACACTACTCAATCTTTAACAGCAGCAGAGTATATAAAGCGAAGGG CTAAGGAGGCAGTTGGGGCAGAAGAAACTCCATATGGAGGCTGGTCTGTGACAAGGTTGAGGTCTGCTGCCCATGGTACTCTAAATGTTTCTGGATTGAGCTTAGGTGTTGGTCCAAAAGGTGGTCTTGGTGAGCATGGTGATGCTGTATCACGTCAACTTATTCTGACAAAACTTTCGCTTGTCGAAAGGCGTCCAGAGAACTATGAA GCTGTTATAGTTCGACCTTTATCTACAGTAAGTTCCCTCGTTCGATTCGCTGAGGAGCCCCAAATGTTTGCTATTGAATTCTGTGATGGGTGTCCCATCCAT GTTTATGCAAGCACATCACGTGATAACTTACTTGCAGCAGTATTGGATTTGTTGCAAACAGAA GGGCAATGTGCAGTGCCAGTGTTACCGAGATTGACAATGCCTGGTCATCGTGTTGATCCTCCTTGTGGTAGAGTTTTCTTACAATTTGGAAAGCAAATCCTTGGTGCTGATACGGAGGGTGCAAATATGCATTTGAAACACCTAGCAGCAGCTGCAAAAGATGCAGTTTCTGAAAGTGGTTCTATTCCTGGATCAAGAGCTAAACTATGGCGAAGAATTAGGGAGTTTAATGCGTGTATACCATATACTGGTGTTCCTCCAAATATTGAAGTTCCTGAGGTGACATTGATGGCCTTGATAACTATGCTCCCATCTACACCAAATCTTCCTCCTGAATCCCCTCCATTGCCTCCACCTTCACCTAAAGCTGCCGCAACAGTAATGGGCTTCATTGCATGTTTACGTAGATTACTAGCTTCAAAGAGTGCAGCTTCACATGTAATGTCTTTTCCTGCTGCTGTTGGGAGAATAATGGGCTTACTTCGAAATGGCTCTGAGGGTGTGGCTGCTGAAGCTGCTGGGCTTGTTGCTGTACTTATTGGCGGTGGTCCTGGGGATACAATTACAAATTTGCTAACAGACTCGAAAGGGGAGCAACATGCCACAATCATGCACACAAAGTCAGTGTTATTTGCTCAACAAGGCTATGTTATCATTCTTGTGAACAGATTAAAGCCAATGTCTGTATCTCCTTTACTCTCGATGGCAATCGTTGAAGTTCTCGAGGCAATGATATGTGATCCTCATGGTGAAACTACTCAATACACGGTGTTTGTTGAATTGCTACGCCAAGTAGCTGGTTTAAAACGTCGCTTGTTTGCATTGTTTGGACATCCTGCTGAAAGTGTCAGAGAAACTGTAGCTGTGGTTATGCGTACAATTGCAGAAGAAGACGCTATTGCGGCAGAGTCGATGCGTGATGCTGCATTGCGTGATGGTGCTTTGCTACGACATTTATTGCATGCATTTTTTCTCCCTGTTGGTGAGCGGCGTGAGGTTAGCCGACAACTTGTTGCTCTTTGGGCAGACTCCTATGAACCTGCTCTGGAACTATTGTCTAGAGTGCTTCCTCCTGGACTTGTTGCTTATCTACATACACGTTCTGATGGAATCCCATCAGAAGAAGGTTCTCAAGATGGATCCTTGACTAGTAGAAGACAGAGGCGGCTACTCCAACAAAGGAAAGGTCGTGTAGGTAGAGGAATAACATCTCAAGAGCATTCATTATCTTCTGCAAACAATTATGAAGTTAGTGATCCAACAAAGCAGACAAGCACTTCTGCCATTAAAGGTTCAGATTACTATCAAAAATCAACTATAGATCCTAGTTTTGGTCAGTCTTCAACCATCCAACCTTCTGTTGCTCAAACCAGTGAAAATCTGAGCAGTGAAATGCCTTCTACAGGGGTTTTACAAAATGAACATTCGGCTAGTGTTCCACCTATGGATACACATGATACTTCTGAAGTAAATACTTCAATTTCAATTGATTCTGATGCCAATATTGCTGGTTTTCAGAATACAGGCCTCCCAGCTCCTGCACAGGTTGTTGTAGAGAATACTCCAGTGGGTTCTGGCAGACTACTGTGTAATTGGCCTGAATTTTGGAGAGCTTTTAGCCTTGACCATAATCGTGCCGATTTGATATGGAATGAGCGTACGAGGCAAGAATTGAGGGAGGCTCTGCAGGCGGAGGTTCATAAATTAGATGTTGAGAAAGAACGCACAGAAGATATTGTCCCTCGAGGTGCTACGATAGAGAATAATCCTGGGCAAGAAAGTGTGGCCCAAATTTCTTGGAACTACCCTGAATTTAATGTTAGCTATCCTAGTTTGTCTAGAGAAGTTTGTGTTGGCCAATATTATCTGCGTTTGCTGCTTGAGAGTGGCAGTGGTGGCAGGGCTCAGGATTTTCCTTTACGTGATCCGGTTGTTTTCTTTAGAGCACTGTATCATAGGTTTTTATGTGATGCGGACATAGGGCTTACAGTTGATGGTGCTGTTCCTGATGAACTGGGTGCATCTGATGATTGGTGTGATATGGGGAGATTAGATGGCTTTGGAGGAGGAGGAGGGTCCTCTGTTAGAGAACTTTGTGCAAGGGCAATGGCAATTGTATATGAACAACACTACAAATTAATTGGTTCCTTTGAGGGCTCTGCTCATATTACAGTTCTACTGGATCGAACAGATGATAGAGCGTTGAGGCACCgccttcttcttctcttgaag GCTTTAATGAAGGTTTTATCTAATGTTGAGGTATGTGTTCTGGTTGGAGGGTGTGTATTAGCTGTTGATCTGCTGACAGTGGCCCATGAAGCTGCAGAAAGGACTGCCATTCCTTTGCAATCAAATCTGATTGCTGCTACTGCATTCATGGAACCACTAAAGGAATGGATGTTTGTTGACAAGGATGGAGCAGAAGTTGGACCTGTGGAGAAGGATGCTATAAGAAGATTTTGGTCGAAGAAGGAAATTGATTGGACAACACGATGCTGGGCTTCAGGGATGGTAGACTGGAAAAGATTGAGGGATATTCGTGAACTACGCTGGGCATTATCTGCTCGAGTTCCTGTTCTCACTCCAACTCAG GTGGGGGAGGCAGCATTGTCCATATTACATAGCATGGTATCCGCTCATTCAGATTTAGATGATGCAGGAGAGATAGTTACCCCAACTCCTAGAGTAAAACGAATGTTGTCAAGTCCACGATGCCTTCCACATATTGCACAG GCTATGCTTTCTGGTGAACCAAGCATTGTGGAAGGTGCTGCTGCGTTGTTGAAGGCTGTTGTTACTAGAAATCCCAAGGCGATGATTCGCCTCTACAGCACAGGTGCATTTTATTTTGCCTTGGCTTATCCTGGATCTAATCTCCTTTCAATTGCCCAACTCTTCTCGGTAACTCATGTCCATCAAGCATTTCACGGTGGTGAGGAAGCTGCAGTGTCATCTTCATTGCCGCTGGCTAAGCGCAGTGTTTTGGGTGGCCTTCTTCCTGCATCCTTGTTGTATGTACTGGAGCGAAGTGGTCCAGCTGCATTTGCGGCTGCTATGATTTCTGATTCTGATACTCCAGAGATTATATGGACTCACAAAATGCGAGCAGAAAATCTGATCTGTCAG GTCTTGCAGCATCTTGGTGATTTTCCCCAGAAATTATCACAGCACTGCCATACTCTGTATGAATATGCTCCAATGCCACCAGTTACTTACCCAGAGCTACGGGATGAAATGTGGTGTCACCGATATTACCTGCGGAACTTATGTGATGAAATTCGGTTTCCTAACTGGCCTATTGTTGAGCATGTTGAGTTTCTGCAATCATTACTGGTGATGTGGCGTGAAGAGTTGACAAGAAGGCCTATGGATCTCTCTGAAGAAGAAGCTTGCAGAATATTAGAAATATCCTTAGAAGATGTATCTAATAGTGATGGCAATAAGAAGCAATCCTTAGAAATTGGCGATGAGCTATCCATATCAAAGCAGATTGAAAACATTGATGAAGAGAAACTTAAGCGACAATATAGAAAACTTGCTATGAAGTATCATCCTGACAAAAATCCCGAAGGAAGGGAAAAGTTTCTTGCTGTACAGAAAGCTTACGAGCGTCTGCAG GCCACCATGCAAGGCTTGCAAGGTCCTCAGCCTTGGCGGTTATTGCTATTGTTGAAAGGGCAGTGCATCCTGTACAGACGTTATGGAAGTGTGCTTGAGCCATTTAAATATGCTGGTTATCCCATGTTGCTCAATGCAGTTACTGTAGATAAAGATGACAGCAATTTCCTTGCCTCAGATAGAGCTCCTCTCCTTGTGGCAGCATCAGAGCTTATTTGGCTGAC aTGTGCATCTTCTTTGTTAAATGGTGAAGAACTTGTGAGAGATGGTGGGATTCAACTTATTGCGACTCTTCTTTCCCGTTGCATGTGTGTAGTTCAATCAACTACTCCTGCAAGTGAACCATCAGCCATTATTGTTACTAATGTGATGCGGACGTTTTCTGTGTTGAGTAAGTTTGAGAGTGCTAGGGCTGATATGCTCGAGTATTCTGGACTGGTTGATGACATCGTGCACTGTACTGAACTTGAGCTTGTACCTTCGGCAGTTGATGCTGCCCTTCAGACAATAGCTCATATTTCCGTGTCTCCTGAATTGCAGGATGCCTTAATAAAGGCTGGCGTGTTATG GTACCTTTTACCTTTGCTGCTTCAGTATGACTCAACAGCAGACGAATCAGATACGACAGAGTCACATGGCGTTGGTGCTAGTGTacaaattgcaaaaaatttgcATGCTGTACGTGCATCCCAGGCCCTATCACGGCTAAGTGGTTTGTCTGCTGATGAGAATATAACACCGTATAATCAGGCTGTAGTTGATGCCTTAAGAGCTATGCTCACCCCCAAACTTGCCAGTATGTTGAAAGATCAAGTACACAAAGATCTTTTGTCCAGATTAAATTCCAACCTGGAATCTCCTGAG ATTATCTGGAACTCTTCAACCCGAGCAGAGCTATTGAAATTTGTGGATCAGCAGCGTGCAACTCAGGGTCCTGATGGTTCATATGATCTGAAGAATTCACATGTTTTTGTGTACAAGGCACTATCTAAAGAACTTTATGTTGGCAATGTTTACTTAAGAGTCTACAATGATCAGCCAGATTTTGAGATCAGCGAACCGGAGATATTCTGTGTTGCCCTGGTTGATTTTATCTCATATTTATTAAGCAATCAGTGTGCTCCAGATTCTGATATTCAGGATAATCCAGATCTCGCGGGCTCATCCCTTGAGACATCAGAGAGTCGCAATGATATTGCTGGTGGATCGGGTAATGACCAAGAATCTGATAATTTGGCACCTGTAACTGATGGAGAATTGGCAGAGAAAAAAGAGTTGAAACTGGTTTTGAACCTGAAATTTGCGCTGACCTCTCTTCAG AACCTACTCACAAGCAATCCAAATTTGGCATCAATATTTTCTACGAAAGACAAGCTATTACCTCTTTTTGAATGCTTTTCTGTGCCTGCGGCAACAGAAAGTAACATTCCTCAGCTTTGTCTGAGTGTCTTGTCGCTCTTGACAAAGCATGCATCCTGCTTGGAGGCCATGGTTGCAGATGGATCTAGTCTTCTTCTTTTGTTACAAATGCTACACTCTTCTCCAAGTTGTCGTGAAGGTGCTCTTCATGTTCTTTATGCATTAGCAAGCACTGCTGAACTTGCTTGGGCTGCGGCCAAACATGGTGGAGTAGTCTACATTCTCGAACTTCTGTTGCCTTTGCAAG AAGAGATTCCCTTGCAGCAAAGAGCTGCTGCAGCTTCTTTGTTAGGGAAGCTTGTAGGACAACCAATGCATGGGCCTAGAGTTGCTATAACACTAGCAAGGTTTCTTCCTGACGGCTTGGTGTCAATAATTCGGGATGGTCCTGGTGAGGCAGTGGTAGCTTCCGTTGAGCAGACTACAGAAACACCAGAACTTGTATGGACACCAGCAATGGCTGCTTCTTTATCTGCACAAATTTCAACTATGGCATCAGATTTATACCGAGAACAGATGAAAGGCCGTGTCGTTGATTGGGATGTGCCTGAGCAAGCATCCGGGCAGCAAGAAATGAGAGATGAACCACAG GTCGGTGGAATCTATGTTAGGCTATTCTTGAAAGATCCTAAATTTCCCCTCAGAAATCCAAAGAGATTCTTGGAAGGACTGTTAGATCAATATTTATCCTCCATTGCTGCCAGCCATTATAATACTCAAGCTGTTGACCCAGAACTTCCATTGCTTCTATCTGCTGCTTTGGTTTCATTATTGAGAGTGCATCCCGCACTTGCGGATCATGTTGGATATCTTGGATATGTGCCCAAGCTTGTGGCGGCTGTGGCTTATGAGGGGAGACGAGAAACAATGTCATCAGGTGAGCCGAACAATGGCAATTTTGCAGAGAAAACAGATGAACCCGAAGATGGATCATCACAACCTGTACAAACACCACAAGAACGTGTACGCCTAAGTTGTTTACGTGTCTTACATCAGCTTGCAGCTAGTACCACATGTGCTGAAGCTATGGCTGCAACTAGTGTAGGAACACCTCAG GTTGTGCCTCTTCTCATGAAAGCCATAGGATGGCAAGGGGGAAGCATACTTGCTCTTGAGACTCTTAAACGTGTTGTGGTTGCTGGAAATCGAGCTAGGGATGCACTTGTTGCACAGGGACTCAA GGTTGGTCTTGTGGAAGTACTTCTTGGGCTTCTGGATTGGAGGGCTGGAGGTAGGAATGGTCTCTGCTCTCAGATGAAGTGGAATGAATCTGAAGCATCCATTGGCAGAGTGCTGGCTATTGAG GTATTGCATGCATTCGCAACAGAGGGAGCTCATTGTACTAAAGTGCGTGATATATTAGATGCCTCTGAT GTTTGGAGTGCTTATAAAGACCAGAAACACGATCTCTTCCTCCCTTCGAGTGCTCAGTCTGCTGCAGCTGGAGTAGCTGGGCTAATTGAAAACTCATCATCAAGGCTCACTTATGCCCTTCCAGCTCCACCATCACAGGCACAACCTACTTCATTGAAACCTTCTGCTTCGTCAACATCTGACTCAAACGGAAAACAAGATCAGCTTTCATAG